The following proteins are encoded in a genomic region of Sneathiella marina:
- a CDS encoding SUMF1/EgtB/PvdO family nonheme iron enzyme has product MSEFNQELKRAAARQHRIFFISLLVIILLIVSVGGFTLFVKGTPILVIPAEIEETAELDVTSGMAMIVDGTLFSLTRNPQLTTKAPGFEVDERVIAADQEGTQQIIELVPLPGQIILKTDKENPEVEWFVDGKTVSLSKDLDLTIEAGRYFVEVDPKYYRKESLEIEVGRGEIVEQIVSMQELAVALDIETVPDGADIEIDGQPAGKSPLMTELSGGRHQISIRKTGFAAIEELMEITNRDVTVTRNYRLKVEPAYVTIDITPKGGQLTLNGKPVKRGARIPLTPSRSYDVKYVKPGFFGQEKSIKVASGTTKALTFALKAEIGNVTISSTPKAVIVVNGQPVGETPVNLRLQAVPHRIQLVRQGYRVQEKKITPSAARDVRWNADLLTIEAAKKSEAKKSYVNAVGMQMKLFKPSAFVMGAPRHETGQRANEFVKQVTLDRYFYASRREVTQRQFAAFKPSASVVAQNIPVTNISWIEAARFCNWLSKQEGLTPFYKFSGSRFTGFTASANGYRLLSEAEWEWLARKAGRQVETRFPWGDEAVIPPGSGNISDESARGKSRFYVPDYDDGFAGLAPVGSFAADYSGLNDLFGNVSEWVNDYYSLTPPAKGEVFENPLGRPSGDKHVIKGSNWQSGTLTELRPSYRDAGDEGRKNVGFRIGRYL; this is encoded by the coding sequence ATGAGCGAATTTAATCAAGAGCTGAAGCGGGCGGCTGCCCGTCAGCATCGGATTTTCTTCATTTCCCTTCTGGTGATCATTCTGCTGATTGTTTCCGTGGGAGGGTTTACCCTGTTCGTCAAGGGAACGCCAATCCTTGTGATACCGGCTGAGATTGAGGAGACTGCCGAACTTGACGTGACGAGCGGCATGGCAATGATTGTTGATGGCACGTTGTTTTCCCTCACCCGGAACCCGCAGCTTACAACGAAGGCACCCGGTTTCGAAGTTGATGAGCGGGTGATTGCGGCAGATCAGGAAGGGACACAGCAGATTATCGAACTGGTGCCTTTGCCGGGTCAGATAATCCTCAAAACCGATAAGGAGAATCCCGAGGTTGAATGGTTTGTCGACGGAAAGACGGTCAGCCTTTCCAAGGATCTTGATCTGACCATAGAGGCGGGACGCTACTTCGTTGAAGTTGATCCAAAATATTATCGCAAGGAAAGCCTGGAAATAGAAGTGGGCCGCGGTGAAATTGTTGAGCAGATCGTCAGTATGCAGGAACTCGCCGTCGCGCTGGATATCGAAACAGTTCCGGACGGGGCTGACATTGAAATTGATGGCCAGCCTGCTGGAAAGAGTCCGCTCATGACCGAATTGTCGGGCGGTAGGCATCAGATCAGCATCCGGAAAACCGGCTTTGCGGCCATAGAAGAGCTTATGGAAATCACCAACAGGGACGTTACGGTTACCCGGAACTATCGCCTGAAAGTTGAGCCGGCCTACGTCACAATAGATATAACACCCAAAGGCGGGCAGTTGACCCTCAATGGAAAGCCGGTCAAACGGGGAGCAAGAATTCCGCTCACACCCTCTCGCTCCTATGACGTGAAATACGTGAAGCCCGGATTTTTCGGGCAAGAGAAATCGATCAAGGTGGCCTCTGGTACGACCAAGGCATTGACCTTTGCGCTGAAAGCAGAGATAGGAAATGTGACTATCTCATCAACACCGAAGGCTGTGATTGTAGTCAATGGGCAACCGGTAGGTGAAACTCCGGTGAACCTCCGTCTGCAGGCGGTTCCCCATCGCATCCAGCTTGTCCGCCAGGGATACCGGGTGCAAGAGAAAAAGATCACACCGTCGGCGGCTCGGGATGTGCGCTGGAATGCGGATTTATTAACCATAGAGGCCGCTAAAAAGTCAGAAGCCAAGAAAAGCTATGTCAACGCCGTTGGCATGCAAATGAAGCTCTTCAAGCCCTCCGCATTTGTTATGGGAGCGCCCCGCCATGAAACAGGACAGCGGGCAAATGAATTTGTAAAGCAGGTAACGCTGGACCGGTATTTTTATGCGTCGCGCCGGGAAGTGACGCAACGACAGTTTGCTGCATTCAAGCCCAGCGCTTCTGTTGTCGCCCAAAATATTCCGGTCACTAACATCTCCTGGATAGAGGCAGCCCGGTTTTGTAACTGGCTGAGTAAACAGGAGGGTTTGACGCCATTTTATAAATTCTCGGGCAGCAGGTTTACCGGATTTACGGCATCAGCAAATGGATATCGCCTGTTAAGTGAAGCGGAATGGGAATGGCTGGCGCGCAAGGCTGGCCGGCAGGTGGAAACCCGGTTTCCCTGGGGAGATGAAGCGGTTATCCCGCCGGGATCCGGAAATATATCTGATGAATCAGCGCGGGGGAAATCCCGGTTCTATGTCCCCGATTATGATGATGGTTTTGCCGGGCTGGCGCCAGTGGGAAGTTTTGCTGCCGACTATTCGGGCCTGAACGATCTTTTTGGCAATGTCAGTGAATGGGTGAATGATTACTATTCACTGACGCCGCCTGCGAAAGGAGAGGTCTTTGAGAATCCATTGGGAAGACCCTCAGGTGACAAACATGTTATTAAGGGATCGAACTGGCAATCCGGTACGCTAACAGAGTTGCGCCCTTCATACCGGGACGCAGGTGATGAAGGGCGAAAAAATGTTGGTTTCCGTATTGGCCGCTACTTGTAA
- a CDS encoding coiled-coil domain-containing protein has translation MKRRNRQFEIFSLSFLDLISCGFGAVVLLVLISKTSVDVGSSSLDAAKDLIRQMISTEQAVEELDTELAISQSALENLKARLSQQKSQSAALEQELATRKSQSKTAADDLEGLAQVAAAQKKSSIRPSSSETRDEEVGGIPTDSDYILFIVDTSGSMKAIWSRVSQEMQNVLEIHPKVKGFQIINDNGIHLISAYAGKWIADTPGRRRAIFKAFSSWNSTSNSSPVEGLQLALKRYARPGISLSIYIFGDDYTGSSYNQVINELERENTNRKTGKPLAKIHAIGFISSGATNRFGILMREVTKRNGGTFIALPQ, from the coding sequence ATGAAGCGCAGGAACAGACAGTTCGAAATATTCAGTCTGTCCTTTCTGGACTTGATTTCCTGTGGGTTCGGGGCTGTAGTCTTGCTTGTGCTGATTTCGAAAACATCGGTGGATGTCGGCTCGTCAAGCCTGGATGCAGCCAAGGATCTAATTCGGCAAATGATTTCTACCGAGCAAGCAGTTGAGGAGTTGGATACGGAACTGGCGATTAGTCAATCGGCGCTGGAGAATTTGAAGGCGCGTCTTAGTCAGCAGAAAAGCCAGTCGGCTGCGCTCGAGCAGGAGCTTGCGACCCGGAAGTCACAGAGTAAAACGGCGGCTGATGATCTGGAAGGGCTGGCACAGGTTGCCGCCGCGCAAAAGAAATCCAGCATCAGGCCGTCTTCATCAGAAACACGAGATGAGGAAGTCGGGGGCATTCCAACGGACAGCGACTATATCCTGTTTATTGTCGATACGTCGGGCAGTATGAAAGCGATTTGGAGCCGGGTAAGCCAGGAAATGCAGAATGTGCTGGAGATTCACCCAAAGGTTAAAGGTTTTCAAATCATCAATGACAATGGCATTCATTTGATTTCTGCTTACGCGGGGAAATGGATTGCCGATACGCCGGGCAGGCGCCGCGCCATATTCAAGGCTTTCAGCAGTTGGAACAGTACATCGAACAGTAGCCCCGTTGAAGGTTTGCAGCTGGCACTAAAGCGATATGCCCGGCCGGGGATCAGCTTGTCTATTTATATCTTCGGCGATGATTATACCGGGTCTTCCTACAATCAGGTCATTAATGAGCTGGAACGCGAGAACACGAACAGGAAAACCGGAAAACCTCTGGCCAAGATACACGCAATTGGCTTTATCTCTTCCGGTGCGACAAATCGTTTCGGTATTTTGATGCGCGAAGTGACAAAACGAAATGGTGGTACATTTATAGCCTTGCCGCAGTAA
- a CDS encoding vWA domain-containing protein, whose product MLILLKHQPEPAPIDTDILKSDLLRLQQMEQELQSTLSVVRIQEAALKKSINSEGADNQRIAEQISELTKIAEAQQAQLQSLKTEIENAPPAQKEDVIQSDKGQEENYLLGLKVEGKRIVLLVDMSASMTDEKLIDIIVRKSGSDGDKKKGPKWLRTKRIVEWLLARLPKDSEAVVIGFSDKSEKIGPQNWFSATNPAAITQVMSSLNGLIPTASTNLQQGLKTAASLSPAATNYYVVTDGLPTAGTSNYASLNPFSSCNSLLGKANKISGECRVKLFRQTINETAPKSGQPVNVILLPLEGDPLAAPEYWDWTYSTGGLLISPAESWP is encoded by the coding sequence GTGCTCATCCTTCTAAAACATCAACCGGAACCGGCGCCTATCGACACCGATATATTGAAGTCCGATTTGCTACGCCTGCAGCAGATGGAGCAGGAGCTGCAATCAACTCTTTCCGTCGTTCGCATTCAGGAAGCAGCGCTCAAAAAAAGTATTAATAGTGAGGGGGCGGATAACCAGCGTATTGCCGAGCAGATCTCCGAACTAACGAAGATTGCGGAAGCTCAGCAAGCGCAGTTGCAAAGCTTGAAGACAGAAATCGAGAATGCACCACCGGCGCAAAAGGAAGATGTCATCCAGTCCGACAAAGGTCAGGAAGAGAATTATTTACTGGGATTGAAAGTCGAAGGAAAGAGAATTGTCTTGCTGGTTGATATGAGTGCCTCCATGACCGATGAAAAACTGATTGATATCATTGTACGAAAGTCGGGATCGGACGGGGATAAGAAAAAAGGTCCGAAATGGTTACGGACAAAACGTATTGTCGAATGGTTGCTGGCGCGTCTGCCCAAAGACTCTGAAGCCGTTGTGATCGGCTTTAGTGACAAGTCGGAAAAAATAGGACCGCAAAACTGGTTTTCCGCAACCAATCCTGCTGCGATTACCCAGGTCATGAGCTCTCTCAACGGCCTTATTCCAACGGCATCGACAAATCTACAGCAGGGCTTGAAAACAGCCGCAAGCCTTTCTCCGGCGGCAACAAATTATTATGTTGTTACGGATGGGCTGCCGACTGCAGGGACATCGAATTATGCCAGCTTAAATCCTTTTTCCTCCTGCAATTCACTATTGGGAAAAGCCAACAAGATAAGTGGAGAGTGCCGGGTAAAATTATTTCGCCAGACCATCAATGAGACGGCCCCAAAAAGTGGTCAGCCGGTAAATGTGATCTTATTGCCTCTGGAAGGAGATCCATTGGCGGCGCCGGAATATTGGGACTGGACGTATTCAACGGGCGGTCTGCTTATCTCCCCTGCGGAGAGTTGGCCATGA
- a CDS encoding MotA/TolQ/ExbB proton channel family protein, with amino-acid sequence MRDFIKNTGALVLAIIAVHLVYQGYVRPEAAQIIESSRLAGTSAPRDLVVILKDWEQEICLILMLWGVFLIGSKCLSIVKNGYLYKVDLLEGTNEGEEMDLATTVDRIEELPDKIKNTPLIQTLISSIRRYLITDDVQNTSDAIETSVDALAVRQEAENSMIRYLIWAIPSIGFIGTVRGIGQALSQADQALAGDISGMTNSLGVAFNSTLVALIISIFLMFLLHQLQRLQDGQIIETQAYCEKFLLNRISK; translated from the coding sequence ATGCGAGATTTCATTAAGAATACCGGCGCATTGGTGCTGGCAATTATTGCAGTGCATTTGGTGTATCAAGGATATGTGAGGCCGGAAGCCGCACAAATCATTGAATCTTCGCGATTGGCTGGAACGTCAGCGCCTAGAGATCTTGTGGTTATCCTGAAAGACTGGGAGCAGGAGATCTGTCTCATATTAATGCTGTGGGGTGTTTTTCTTATTGGCTCGAAATGCCTGAGTATCGTCAAGAACGGATATCTTTATAAAGTAGATCTGCTCGAGGGAACGAACGAGGGGGAGGAAATGGATCTGGCGACCACAGTTGACCGGATAGAGGAACTTCCTGATAAAATCAAGAATACCCCTCTCATTCAAACCCTTATTTCCAGCATTCGTCGGTACCTGATCACAGATGACGTACAGAATACATCCGATGCAATTGAAACCAGTGTTGATGCCCTTGCGGTTCGTCAGGAGGCCGAGAATTCGATGATCCGCTATTTGATCTGGGCCATTCCCTCGATCGGATTTATTGGCACAGTGCGGGGTATTGGTCAGGCGCTATCGCAAGCGGATCAGGCGCTTGCCGGTGATATTTCAGGCATGACAAATAGCCTAGGTGTCGCCTTTAATTCAACGTTAGTGGCCTTGATAATCAGCATATTTTTGATGTTCCTGTTGCATCAACTGCAACGATTGCAGGATGGTCAAATAATAGAAACGCAGGCTTACTGCGAGAAGTTTTTGCTCAATCGGATAAGTAAATAG
- a CDS encoding TRAP transporter substrate-binding protein: protein MTTRRKFLTTAAVAAPVAAATTFATPAIAQSKIRWRMQTYAGPALAEHVIKPAIDSFNKVAGDDMEIELFFADQLVPTGELFRAMQKGTIDAVQSDDDSMASPTEVTVFGGYFPFASRYSLDIPVLFNQYGLNEIWDAEYSKLGVKHLSAGAWDPCHFATKDPINSLADLKGKRVFTFPTAGRFMSQFGVVPVTLPWEDIEVAVQTGELDGIAWSGITEDYTVGWADVTNYFLTNNVSGAWAGSFFANMDRYNELPDHLKELLKLTMDSSHYYRQWWYWGGEAALRVNGTKMKLTTIPDEEWAQVEAAAWKFWDEIAQESETKAKVVNIFKQYNTEMQKAGRPYRYS, encoded by the coding sequence ATGACGACGAGACGTAAATTCCTGACCACTGCCGCAGTTGCCGCACCGGTTGCTGCCGCGACGACATTTGCTACGCCGGCAATCGCACAGTCAAAAATTCGCTGGCGGATGCAAACATATGCAGGCCCAGCACTCGCCGAACATGTGATCAAACCTGCAATCGACAGTTTTAACAAAGTTGCTGGCGACGACATGGAAATTGAACTGTTCTTCGCCGATCAGCTTGTCCCAACCGGGGAGTTGTTCCGGGCTATGCAAAAAGGCACAATCGATGCCGTCCAATCCGATGACGACAGCATGGCATCCCCCACAGAAGTAACTGTCTTTGGTGGGTATTTCCCCTTTGCCAGCAGGTACTCACTGGATATTCCGGTCCTATTTAACCAATATGGTCTCAATGAAATCTGGGATGCCGAATACTCTAAACTGGGGGTCAAGCATCTCTCAGCTGGTGCCTGGGATCCCTGTCATTTCGCCACCAAAGACCCGATCAACAGCCTGGCTGACCTCAAAGGAAAGAGGGTCTTTACATTCCCGACAGCCGGACGGTTTATGAGTCAATTTGGTGTCGTTCCCGTCACACTGCCGTGGGAAGATATTGAAGTTGCGGTTCAAACCGGAGAATTAGACGGTATTGCCTGGTCGGGCATCACCGAGGACTATACAGTGGGATGGGCAGATGTAACCAACTACTTCCTGACAAATAATGTGTCCGGCGCCTGGGCTGGGTCCTTCTTTGCCAACATGGATCGCTATAATGAACTGCCCGATCACTTGAAAGAGCTGTTAAAACTTACGATGGACAGTTCCCACTATTACCGCCAATGGTGGTATTGGGGCGGCGAAGCAGCACTTCGCGTAAATGGCACCAAGATGAAATTAACCACCATTCCGGATGAAGAATGGGCGCAAGTCGAGGCCGCTGCCTGGAAATTCTGGGATGAAATCGCTCAAGAATCTGAGACCAAGGCGAAAGTCGTGAATATATTCAAGCAGTATAACACTGAAATGCAAAAAGCCGGACGGCCTTACCGTTACAGCTAA
- a CDS encoding IlvD/Edd family dehydratase, which yields MADNKSSSKKFRSQLWFDNADDIGMTSMYLERYFNFGLTPEELKSGRPIVGIAQSGSELSPCNYIHTQIVDRIRDGIRDAGGIPLVFPVHPIQETGRRPTAALDRNLAYLGLVEILHGYPFDGVVLTTGCDKTTPAAIMAAATVDIPAIVLSGGPMLDAYWRDRLSGSGTTHWEARKLHATGEIGDEDYIGMALSQVPSTGHCNSMGTALTMNSLAETLGLSLKGCASIPAPYTERAAMAYRTGKTSVQMVFDDLKPSNILTRAAFENAIAVNTLLGGSTNAQVHINAIARHMGLDITVNDWETYGYDLPLLVNLQPAGEFLGEAFHRAGGVPAVLWELQQLGKLNSDALTCDGNNIGSRTTETRDRRVIYSADAPMKEQAGFLSMRGNLFDAAILKTSVIDADFSRRFLEHPDHPGKFEGRAIVFEGSADYHARINDPDLNIDESCILVIRQTGPVGWPGSAEVVNMQPPDHLLKQGISSLPTMGDGRQSGTSGSPSILHITPESAIGGPLALLQNNDIICVDIPNRRVDLKVSDAEMADRRTNWRPEDLDTQTPWQQIYRDNVGPLSTGACFEMAVDFESVGTKIPKHNH from the coding sequence ATGGCTGACAATAAATCCAGTTCAAAAAAATTTCGGAGCCAGCTATGGTTTGATAACGCTGACGACATTGGCATGACCTCAATGTATCTTGAACGATATTTCAATTTCGGGCTAACACCGGAGGAACTGAAATCCGGACGGCCGATTGTCGGTATTGCCCAATCGGGCTCTGAGTTGTCACCGTGCAATTATATTCACACCCAGATTGTCGATCGTATTCGGGATGGCATTCGCGATGCAGGAGGGATACCACTGGTCTTTCCCGTACACCCAATTCAGGAAACTGGACGGCGCCCCACAGCCGCATTGGACCGTAACCTTGCCTATCTTGGATTGGTGGAAATCCTCCATGGCTATCCCTTTGATGGCGTAGTTCTGACCACTGGTTGCGATAAAACCACACCGGCGGCGATCATGGCAGCCGCCACTGTTGATATTCCGGCCATTGTACTGTCCGGAGGACCCATGCTGGATGCCTATTGGCGTGACCGTCTTTCCGGTTCCGGCACCACCCATTGGGAAGCACGTAAATTGCATGCCACTGGCGAGATCGGGGACGAGGACTATATCGGCATGGCTCTTAGTCAGGTGCCCAGCACCGGTCATTGCAATTCCATGGGCACCGCACTGACCATGAACAGTCTGGCGGAAACACTGGGGCTCTCGCTCAAGGGCTGTGCCAGTATCCCGGCGCCTTATACGGAACGTGCCGCCATGGCCTACCGAACCGGGAAAACCTCCGTGCAAATGGTGTTTGATGATCTTAAGCCGTCAAACATCCTGACACGTGCCGCCTTCGAAAATGCCATTGCGGTCAATACGCTTCTGGGTGGTTCGACAAATGCGCAGGTGCATATTAATGCCATTGCCCGACATATGGGTCTGGATATTACTGTCAATGACTGGGAAACATATGGATATGACTTGCCCCTGCTCGTCAATCTACAGCCCGCCGGTGAATTCCTTGGCGAAGCCTTTCACCGCGCCGGAGGCGTACCAGCTGTCTTATGGGAGTTGCAACAGCTTGGCAAACTTAACTCGGACGCCCTGACCTGCGACGGGAATAATATCGGTTCACGGACGACGGAAACCCGGGATAGACGCGTCATCTATTCCGCAGATGCCCCGATGAAGGAACAGGCCGGTTTTCTATCCATGAGGGGTAATTTATTTGATGCTGCAATATTGAAAACCTCTGTGATTGATGCAGATTTCAGCAGGCGCTTCCTGGAGCACCCCGACCATCCGGGGAAATTTGAGGGCCGGGCAATCGTTTTTGAAGGATCAGCGGATTATCATGCCCGGATTAACGATCCCGATCTCAATATCGATGAAAGCTGTATTCTTGTGATCAGGCAAACCGGACCTGTCGGCTGGCCGGGCTCGGCCGAAGTTGTCAATATGCAGCCACCGGATCATCTGCTAAAACAGGGCATATCTTCTCTGCCAACTATGGGGGATGGCCGGCAAAGTGGAACCTCGGGCAGCCCGTCCATTCTTCATATCACGCCGGAATCTGCAATTGGCGGTCCTCTCGCGTTGCTGCAGAATAATGACATTATCTGTGTCGACATCCCCAACCGCCGCGTAGACTTGAAAGTCAGCGACGCTGAAATGGCGGATCGACGCACGAACTGGCGGCCTGAAGATCTCGACACTCAAACACCCTGGCAACAGATTTACCGCGACAATGTCGGCCCGCTCTCCACCGGAGCCTGTTTTGAGATGGCGGTTGATTTCGAGAGTGTCGGTACAAAAATACCCAAACATAATCACTAA
- a CDS encoding TRAP transporter small permease subunit — MPRVIRSYVRIVDAVNHRIGRIMMYGIFVMVAILLWSSFSKTFTLPSLWTLEIAQFAMVTYYILGGPYSIQLGSNVRMDLFYGNWTVRRKAQVDAITIFLLIFYLGVLLYGAIDSTTYSLQYGERSSTAWRPYMWPIKIIMCVGFFLMLLQAISEFFKDIAKIKGLEL; from the coding sequence ATGCCTCGAGTAATACGGAGTTATGTTCGCATCGTTGATGCCGTAAACCATCGCATTGGTCGGATCATGATGTATGGGATTTTTGTCATGGTGGCGATCCTGCTCTGGTCCTCCTTTTCGAAGACCTTTACACTCCCTTCTCTATGGACTCTGGAAATTGCTCAGTTCGCTATGGTCACCTATTATATTCTTGGGGGGCCCTACTCGATCCAGCTCGGGTCCAATGTCAGGATGGACCTGTTCTATGGAAACTGGACGGTCCGCCGCAAAGCGCAAGTGGATGCGATCACCATTTTCCTGTTGATTTTTTATCTTGGTGTCCTCCTCTACGGCGCCATCGATAGCACCACCTACTCTTTACAATATGGAGAAAGAAGCTCGACCGCCTGGCGACCCTATATGTGGCCCATAAAAATCATAATGTGCGTCGGTTTTTTCCTGATGCTGCTGCAGGCCATATCAGAGTTTTTCAAGGATATCGCAAAGATTAAGGGGCTCGAGCTTTAA
- a CDS encoding TRAP transporter large permease, with amino-acid sequence MSYELIALLMFSSMMLMLMTGQRVFGAIGAVAALSAVLLWGTGGSDIPFSSAMKLMKWYPLLTLPMFIFMGYILSESKIADDLYKMFHVWMGPINGGLAIGTIGLMVLVSAMNGLSVAGMAIGATIALPELLRRGYDKRMVTGVVQAGSSLGILVPPSVVLVLYAMIARQPVGQLWLAGVIPGLVMAAMFILYIAIRCRLQPELGPALDKSERRVPLSEKLRLLRAGLLPLAIFAAMMVPFVNGWTSLVESSAIGAMAAFTAAILKGRMTKEVFEVSVRQTLAISCMFMWIILAALGFGAVFDGLGAVRAIENLFTDQLGLNPWVILIVMQLSFLVMGTFLDDTAMLVIVAPLYVPLVHALGFDLIWYGVLYTITTQIAYMTPPFGYNLFLMRAMAPPEISLRDIYGSIAPFVGVMLLALTLVMVFPEIALWLPQYVYAK; translated from the coding sequence ATGTCCTATGAGTTGATCGCCCTTTTAATGTTCTCATCCATGATGCTGATGTTGATGACAGGGCAACGTGTATTCGGCGCCATTGGCGCTGTGGCGGCTTTGTCTGCCGTCCTTTTATGGGGCACAGGTGGCTCGGATATTCCTTTTTCTTCCGCCATGAAGCTCATGAAGTGGTATCCGCTCCTCACATTGCCGATGTTTATCTTCATGGGATATATTCTGTCGGAATCAAAAATTGCCGACGACTTGTATAAAATGTTTCACGTCTGGATGGGGCCGATCAATGGCGGGCTAGCTATTGGCACCATTGGCCTCATGGTTCTTGTTTCTGCCATGAACGGATTATCTGTCGCCGGAATGGCCATCGGCGCCACTATCGCTCTACCGGAACTGCTGCGTCGGGGATATGACAAACGCATGGTTACAGGGGTGGTACAAGCGGGTTCATCGCTGGGGATTTTGGTCCCCCCGTCTGTTGTCCTTGTCCTCTACGCGATGATAGCGCGTCAACCTGTTGGGCAGCTTTGGCTTGCCGGGGTTATTCCCGGATTGGTCATGGCCGCCATGTTTATACTCTATATTGCAATTCGCTGCCGGCTTCAGCCTGAACTGGGCCCGGCCTTGGACAAAAGTGAACGTCGGGTACCTTTGTCAGAAAAGCTTCGGCTGCTGCGGGCCGGCCTGTTACCCCTCGCCATCTTTGCCGCCATGATGGTTCCGTTCGTCAATGGCTGGACAAGTCTGGTTGAAAGCTCGGCTATCGGCGCAATGGCTGCTTTCACTGCTGCCATCCTTAAAGGACGCATGACCAAAGAGGTTTTCGAAGTCTCTGTTCGGCAAACATTGGCCATTTCCTGTATGTTCATGTGGATTATCCTGGCTGCCCTTGGCTTTGGCGCGGTTTTTGATGGACTGGGCGCTGTTCGCGCCATTGAGAACTTGTTTACGGATCAACTGGGCCTCAACCCCTGGGTCATATTGATCGTCATGCAGCTTTCGTTTCTTGTGATGGGAACCTTTCTCGACGACACAGCCATGCTGGTCATCGTCGCGCCACTATATGTACCCCTGGTTCACGCCCTGGGATTTGATCTGATCTGGTATGGCGTGCTTTATACGATCACAACACAAATTGCCTATATGACTCCTCCATTTGGATATAACCTGTTCCTGATGCGGGCAATGGCTCCACCGGAAATATCGTTACGGGATATTTATGGGTCCATCGCCCCATTTGTTGGCGTCATGCTGCTCGCGTTGACCTTGGTTATGGTCTTTCCCGAAATAGCCTTATGGCTCCCGCAATATGTTTACGCAAAATAA